The nucleotide window TCCCTGGAAAGGGAGAGGCTGAAGTTCTACGCCCTCTACGGATTCTTCAGCATCTTCCTCTTTTACACCCTCTACTTCTACACCGTGACCATCTCATCGGTCTCCTTCGCGGTTCTACTCCTCTACACCGCCCCCGTGTACTCGATAGTTCTGGGCAGGTTGATCTTCAAAGAGCCCCTGAGGAGGGAGAAGCTCATCGCCCTCGTCATGGTCATGGCAGGGGTGGTTCTCGTCAACGGTTCGGGGGCCGGGTTCTCGACCAGGGCGCTCCTCTTCGGCCTCCTGACCGGACTGACCTACGCCCTCTACGGAGTTCTGGCCAAGCTTGCGGTGAGGAAGGAGGAGCCCGAGAAGGCCCTCTTCTACACCCTCCTGTTTGGACTCCTGTTCCTCCTTCCCTTCACGGATTTCAGCGTTCCAGCTGGGGCGGTTCCATATCTCTTCGCGCTGGCACTCTTCCCGACGTTTCTCGGATACATCCTCTACAACCACGCGCTAAAGGAGGTTGAGGTCAGCAGGGCCAGCATAGTTGCCACCATAGAACCCGTGGTTGCCATAGTCCTGGCGTTCGTTCTCTTTGGCGAGAGGCTGAGTGCGGCACAGCTCGCCGGCGCCGCCCTGATCATAGGGGGCTCAATGATAGTGCACATGGGGGAGAAGGAGAGGCCGGAGGAAGCTCA belongs to Thermococcus camini and includes:
- a CDS encoding EamA family transporter, whose product is MRRGYLLVFLAASMWGTLGIFAKYLDGFGLSPFTMVFYRVLFALMLLGAYLELRGIGLSLERERLKFYALYGFFSIFLFYTLYFYTVTISSVSFAVLLLYTAPVYSIVLGRLIFKEPLRREKLIALVMVMAGVVLVNGSGAGFSTRALLFGLLTGLTYALYGVLAKLAVRKEEPEKALFYTLLFGLLFLLPFTDFSVPAGAVPYLFALALFPTFLGYILYNHALKEVEVSRASIVATIEPVVAIVLAFVLFGERLSAAQLAGAALIIGGSMIVHMGEKERPEEAH